The following proteins come from a genomic window of Oncorhynchus kisutch isolate 150728-3 unplaced genomic scaffold, Okis_V2 Okis06b-Okis10b_hom, whole genome shotgun sequence:
- the LOC109877733 gene encoding transportin-2 isoform X1 yields MEWQPDEQGLQQVLQLLKDSQSPNTATQRAVQQKLEQLNQFPDFNNYLIFVLTRLKTEDEPTRSLSGLILKNNVKAHYQNFPPAVADFIKQECLNNIGDPSPLIRATIGILITTITSKGELQTWPELLPQLCNLLNSEDYNTCEGSFGALQKICEDSSELLESDALNRPLNIMIPKFLQFFKHCSPKIRSHAIACVNQFIIGRAQALMDNIDTFIESLFALATDEDSEVRKNVCRALVMLLEVRIDRLIPHMHSIIQYMLQRTQDPDENVSLEACEFWLTLAEQPICKEVLSGHLVQLIPILVNGMKYSEIDIILLKGDVEEDEAVPDSEQDIKPRFHKSRTVTLQHEGGEGEEGEDIDEDDDDDDDTLSDWNLRKCSAAALDVLANVFRDELLPHLLPLLKGLLFSPDWVTKESGILVLGAIAEGCMQGMVPYLPELLPHLIACLCDKKALVRSIACWTLSRYAHWVVSQPPDSHLKPLMTELLKRILDGNKRVQEAACSAFATLEEEACTELVPYLSFILDTLVFAFGKYQHKNLLILYDAIGTLADSVGHHLNQPEYIQKLMPPLIAKWNELKDEDKDLFPLLECLSSVATALQSGFLPYCEPVYQRCVTLVQKTLAQAMMYNQHPDQYEAPDKDFMIVALDLLSGLAEGLGGSVDQLVARSNIMTLLFQCMQDPMPEVRQSSFALLGDLTKACFPHVKPCIAEFMPILGLNLNPEFISVCNNATWAIGEIAMQMGRTDKKDEGDCSGADMQPYVGLVLNNLVEIINRPNTPKTLLENTAITIGRLGYVCPQEVSPMLQQFIRPWCTSLRNIRDNEEKDSAFRGICMMIGVNPAGVVQDFIFFCDAVASWVSPKDDLRDMFYKILHGFKDQVGEENWQQFSEQFPPLLKERLSACYGV; encoded by the exons ATGGAGTGGCAGCCGGACGAACAGGGACTCCAGCAGGTCCTCCAGCTCCTCAAGGACTCCCAGTCCCCCAACACGGCCACACAGAGAGCCGTGCAACAA AAACTTGAACAGCTCAACCAGTTCCCTGACTTCAACAACTATCTAATCTTTGTGCTCACAAGACTGAAAACTGAAG aTGAACCCACTCGTTCTCTGAGTGGTCTGATCCTGAAGAACAATGTGAAGGCCCACTACCAGAACTTCCCCCCGGCCGTGGCTGACTTCATCAAGCAGGAATGCCTCAACAACATAGGCGACCCGTCTCCCCTCATCCGCGCCACTATcg GTATCCTGATCACCACGATCACTTCTAAAGGGGAGCTGCAGACCTGGCCAGAGCTGCTGCCCCAGCTGTGTAACCTGCTCAACTCTGAGGACTACAACACCTGTGAG GGCTCGTTTGGAGCCCTGCAGAAGATCTGCGAGGACTCGTCGGAGCTGTTGGAGAGCGACGCACTCAACCGCCCGCTCAACATCATGATCCCCAAGTTCCTGCAGTTCTTCAAGCACTGCAGCCCTAAGATCAG ATCTCATGCCATCGCCTGTGTGAACCAGTTCATCATCGGCAGAGCCCAGGCCCTGATGGACAACATCGACACCTTCATCGAG agcCTGTTTGCGCTGGCTACAGACGAGGACTCTGAGGTGAGGAAGAACGTGTGCCGGGCTCTGGTCATGCTGCTGGAGGTCCGTATCGACCGGCTGATCCCTCACATGCACAGCATCATACAG TACATGCTGCAGCGCACACAGGACCCGGATGAGAATGTTTCTCTGGAGGCCTGTGAGTTCTGGCTCACCCTGGCTGAGCAGCCCATCTGTAAAGAGGTGCTCTCTGGACACCTGGTGCA GCTCATTCCTATCCTGGTGAACGGCATGAAGTACTCTGAGATAGACATTATCCTGCTGAAG ggtgatgTGGAGGAGGACGAGGCTGTGCCAGACAGTGAGCAGGACATCAAGCCTCGCTTCCACAAGTCCCGCACCGTCACCCTGCAGCACGAGGGCGGAGAGGGCGAGGAGGGAGAGGACATCGATGAAGAcgacgatgatgatgacgatACATTATCTGACTGGAACCTAC GCAAGTGTTCGGCGGCAGCGCTGGATGTGCTGGCCAATGTGTTCCGAGACGAGCTGCTGCCTCACCTGCTGCCCCTGCTCAAGGGCCTTCTCTTCTCCCCTGACTGGGTCACCAAGGAGTCTGGCATCCTGGTGCTGGGGGCCATCGCTGAGG GCTGTATGCAGGGCATGGTGCCCTACCTCCCGGAGCTCCTCCCCCACCTCATTGCATGCCTGTGTGACAAGAAGGCCCTGGTGCGCTCCATTGCCTGCTGGACCCTGTCCCGCTACGCCCACTGGGTGGTCAGCCAGCCCCCAGACTCCCACCTCAAACCCCTGATGACCGAGCTGCTCAAGAGGATACTGGACGGCAACAAGAGGGTGCAGGAGGCCGCCTGCag TGCGTTTGCCACCCTGGAGGAGGAGGCGTGTACAGAGCTGGTGCCCTACCTCAGCTTCATCCTGGACACGCTGGTGTTCGCCTTCGGCAAGTACCAGCACAAGAACCTGCTCATCCTCTACGACGCCATCGGAACGCTCGCCGACTCCGTAGGACACCACCTCAACCAGCCT GAGTACATCCAGAAGCTGATGCCTCCCCTTATTGCCAAATGGAATGAGCTGAAGGACGAGGACAAGGATCTCTTTCCACTTCTGGAG TGCCTGTCGTCGGTGGCCACGGCCCTGCAAAGTGGCTTCCTGCCCTACTGTGAGCCTGTCTACCAGCGCTGTGTAACCCTGGTCCAGAAGACCCTCGCTCAGGCCATG atgtacAACCAGCACCCTGACCAGTACGAAGCTCCTGACAAGGACTTCATGATTGTGGCCCTGGACCTGCTGAGTGGCCTGGCCGAGGGCTTGGGGGGCAGTGTGGACCAGCTGGTGGCCCGCAGCAACATCATGACCCTGCTCTTCCAGTGCATGCAG GACCCTATGCCAGAGGTAAGACAGAGCTCCTTTGCCCTGCTGGGTGACCTGACCAAGGCCTGCTTCCCTCATGTCAAACCCTGCATTG cCGAGTTCATGCCGATCCTGGGCCTGAACCTGAACCCAGAGTTCATCTCTGTGTGTAACAATGCTACCTGGGCCATTGGTGAGATCGCCATGCAGATGG GGAGAACTGACAAGAAGGATGAAGGAGATTGCTCAG GAGCAGACATGCAACCCTATGTTGGGCTGGTCCTCAACAACCTGGTGGAGATCATCAACAGACCTAACACACCCAAGACCCTCCTGGAGAATACAG CCATTACGATCGGCAGGCTGGGCTACGTGTGTCCACAGGAGGTGTCTCCCATGCTGCAGCAGTTTATCAGACCCTGGTGCACATCGTTGAGGAACATCAGGGACAATGAGGAGAAAGACTCTGCGTTCCGTGGAATCTGCATGATGATTGGAGTCAACCCCGCTGGAGTGGTTCag GACTTCATCTTCTTCTGTGATGCTGTGGCCTCCTGGGTTAGTCCTAAGGACGATCTGAGAGACATGTTCTACAAG atCCTCCATGGCTTCAAGGACCAGGTGGGCGAGGAGAACTGGCAGCAGTTCTCAGAACAATTCCCCCCTCTGCTGAAGGAGAGGCTGTCGGCCTGCTATGGCGTGTAG
- the LOC109877733 gene encoding transportin-2 isoform X2 — translation MEWQPDEQGLQQVLQLLKDSQSPNTATQRAVQQKLEQLNQFPDFNNYLIFVLTRLKTEDEPTRSLSGLILKNNVKAHYQNFPPAVADFIKQECLNNIGDPSPLIRATIGILITTITSKGELQTWPELLPQLCNLLNSEDYNTCEGSFGALQKICEDSSELLESDALNRPLNIMIPKFLQFFKHCSPKIRSHAIACVNQFIIGRAQALMDNIDTFIESLFALATDEDSEVRKNVCRALVMLLEVRIDRLIPHMHSIIQYMLQRTQDPDENVSLEACEFWLTLAEQPICKEVLSGHLVQLIPILVNGMKYSEIDIILLKGDVEEDEAVPDSEQDIKPRFHKSRTVTLQHEGGEGEEGEDIDEDDDDDDDTLSDWNLRKCSAAALDVLANVFRDELLPHLLPLLKGLLFSPDWVTKESGILVLGAIAEGCMQGMVPYLPELLPHLIACLCDKKALVRSIACWTLSRYAHWVVSQPPDSHLKPLMTELLKRILDGNKRVQEAACSAFATLEEEACTELVPYLSFILDTLVFAFGKYQHKNLLILYDAIGTLADSVGHHLNQPEYIQKLMPPLIAKWNELKDEDKDLFPLLECLSSVATALQSGFLPYCEPVYQRCVTLVQKTLAQAMMYNQHPDQYEAPDKDFMIVALDLLSGLAEGLGGSVDQLVARSNIMTLLFQCMQDPMPEVRQSSFALLGDLTKACFPHVKPCIAEFMPILGLNLNPEFISVCNNATWAIGEIAMQMGADMQPYVGLVLNNLVEIINRPNTPKTLLENTAITIGRLGYVCPQEVSPMLQQFIRPWCTSLRNIRDNEEKDSAFRGICMMIGVNPAGVVQDFIFFCDAVASWVSPKDDLRDMFYKILHGFKDQVGEENWQQFSEQFPPLLKERLSACYGV, via the exons ATGGAGTGGCAGCCGGACGAACAGGGACTCCAGCAGGTCCTCCAGCTCCTCAAGGACTCCCAGTCCCCCAACACGGCCACACAGAGAGCCGTGCAACAA AAACTTGAACAGCTCAACCAGTTCCCTGACTTCAACAACTATCTAATCTTTGTGCTCACAAGACTGAAAACTGAAG aTGAACCCACTCGTTCTCTGAGTGGTCTGATCCTGAAGAACAATGTGAAGGCCCACTACCAGAACTTCCCCCCGGCCGTGGCTGACTTCATCAAGCAGGAATGCCTCAACAACATAGGCGACCCGTCTCCCCTCATCCGCGCCACTATcg GTATCCTGATCACCACGATCACTTCTAAAGGGGAGCTGCAGACCTGGCCAGAGCTGCTGCCCCAGCTGTGTAACCTGCTCAACTCTGAGGACTACAACACCTGTGAG GGCTCGTTTGGAGCCCTGCAGAAGATCTGCGAGGACTCGTCGGAGCTGTTGGAGAGCGACGCACTCAACCGCCCGCTCAACATCATGATCCCCAAGTTCCTGCAGTTCTTCAAGCACTGCAGCCCTAAGATCAG ATCTCATGCCATCGCCTGTGTGAACCAGTTCATCATCGGCAGAGCCCAGGCCCTGATGGACAACATCGACACCTTCATCGAG agcCTGTTTGCGCTGGCTACAGACGAGGACTCTGAGGTGAGGAAGAACGTGTGCCGGGCTCTGGTCATGCTGCTGGAGGTCCGTATCGACCGGCTGATCCCTCACATGCACAGCATCATACAG TACATGCTGCAGCGCACACAGGACCCGGATGAGAATGTTTCTCTGGAGGCCTGTGAGTTCTGGCTCACCCTGGCTGAGCAGCCCATCTGTAAAGAGGTGCTCTCTGGACACCTGGTGCA GCTCATTCCTATCCTGGTGAACGGCATGAAGTACTCTGAGATAGACATTATCCTGCTGAAG ggtgatgTGGAGGAGGACGAGGCTGTGCCAGACAGTGAGCAGGACATCAAGCCTCGCTTCCACAAGTCCCGCACCGTCACCCTGCAGCACGAGGGCGGAGAGGGCGAGGAGGGAGAGGACATCGATGAAGAcgacgatgatgatgacgatACATTATCTGACTGGAACCTAC GCAAGTGTTCGGCGGCAGCGCTGGATGTGCTGGCCAATGTGTTCCGAGACGAGCTGCTGCCTCACCTGCTGCCCCTGCTCAAGGGCCTTCTCTTCTCCCCTGACTGGGTCACCAAGGAGTCTGGCATCCTGGTGCTGGGGGCCATCGCTGAGG GCTGTATGCAGGGCATGGTGCCCTACCTCCCGGAGCTCCTCCCCCACCTCATTGCATGCCTGTGTGACAAGAAGGCCCTGGTGCGCTCCATTGCCTGCTGGACCCTGTCCCGCTACGCCCACTGGGTGGTCAGCCAGCCCCCAGACTCCCACCTCAAACCCCTGATGACCGAGCTGCTCAAGAGGATACTGGACGGCAACAAGAGGGTGCAGGAGGCCGCCTGCag TGCGTTTGCCACCCTGGAGGAGGAGGCGTGTACAGAGCTGGTGCCCTACCTCAGCTTCATCCTGGACACGCTGGTGTTCGCCTTCGGCAAGTACCAGCACAAGAACCTGCTCATCCTCTACGACGCCATCGGAACGCTCGCCGACTCCGTAGGACACCACCTCAACCAGCCT GAGTACATCCAGAAGCTGATGCCTCCCCTTATTGCCAAATGGAATGAGCTGAAGGACGAGGACAAGGATCTCTTTCCACTTCTGGAG TGCCTGTCGTCGGTGGCCACGGCCCTGCAAAGTGGCTTCCTGCCCTACTGTGAGCCTGTCTACCAGCGCTGTGTAACCCTGGTCCAGAAGACCCTCGCTCAGGCCATG atgtacAACCAGCACCCTGACCAGTACGAAGCTCCTGACAAGGACTTCATGATTGTGGCCCTGGACCTGCTGAGTGGCCTGGCCGAGGGCTTGGGGGGCAGTGTGGACCAGCTGGTGGCCCGCAGCAACATCATGACCCTGCTCTTCCAGTGCATGCAG GACCCTATGCCAGAGGTAAGACAGAGCTCCTTTGCCCTGCTGGGTGACCTGACCAAGGCCTGCTTCCCTCATGTCAAACCCTGCATTG cCGAGTTCATGCCGATCCTGGGCCTGAACCTGAACCCAGAGTTCATCTCTGTGTGTAACAATGCTACCTGGGCCATTGGTGAGATCGCCATGCAGATGG GAGCAGACATGCAACCCTATGTTGGGCTGGTCCTCAACAACCTGGTGGAGATCATCAACAGACCTAACACACCCAAGACCCTCCTGGAGAATACAG CCATTACGATCGGCAGGCTGGGCTACGTGTGTCCACAGGAGGTGTCTCCCATGCTGCAGCAGTTTATCAGACCCTGGTGCACATCGTTGAGGAACATCAGGGACAATGAGGAGAAAGACTCTGCGTTCCGTGGAATCTGCATGATGATTGGAGTCAACCCCGCTGGAGTGGTTCag GACTTCATCTTCTTCTGTGATGCTGTGGCCTCCTGGGTTAGTCCTAAGGACGATCTGAGAGACATGTTCTACAAG atCCTCCATGGCTTCAAGGACCAGGTGGGCGAGGAGAACTGGCAGCAGTTCTCAGAACAATTCCCCCCTCTGCTGAAGGAGAGGCTGTCGGCCTGCTATGGCGTGTAG